Proteins encoded within one genomic window of Solea senegalensis isolate Sse05_10M linkage group LG11, IFAPA_SoseM_1, whole genome shotgun sequence:
- the amigo1 gene encoding amphoterin-induced protein 1: protein MLQPSTRTGDCLLETLPHQSKHPKWVLFLTVCVAVLCLPGAAATTLNCHKTCICASNIVSCSKMNLTTVPTLIPNYTGVLDLSYNEITKLLSEWTPIVLPKLHNLLLSHNGLFFLSSEAFIKVKNLRYLDLSSNSLRQLDEFIFEPLANLEVLLLYNNLISQIDRSAFVGVINLQKLYLSQNQISRFPLELVKEKSRLERLSLLDVSSNKIKLLPIEELKALPAWLKNGLYFHNNPLPCHCDLYTLLAHWYLRKLNSAVDFKDDYTCILPGLQKKQVAVFDLSGETMNCSTFKEAGEEAFLEQILTLSCDTKHRDMSKTWTLPGNVPVIPGSNQTAKVLPDGSLQISSVRSDDSGTYTCFAMSEAINETIYVVLKVHNLTMHGSGETLNTAYTTLVGCLASVVLVLMYLYLTPCRCFCCPSKGKTRGEDSIHSSMLSVTPTHEDPALKAELNKHVAFIDSKDLQGQNGKLNPNGNENDDDDLDAEAGSLMKGKRKKSVAESISSVFSDTPMVV, encoded by the coding sequence ATGTTGCAGCCTTCCACCAGAACAGGTGACTGCCTGTTGGAAACATTACCTCACCAGAGTAAGCATCCGAAATGGGTCCTCTTCCTCACCGTGTGCGTAGCTGTCCTCTGTCTTCCAGGGGCAGCAGCAACTACCTTAAACTGCCATAAGACATGCATCTGCGCCTCAAACATAGTGAGCTGCTCAAAGATGAACCTGACCACTGTCCCCACTCTCATACCGAACTACACTGGCGTGCTGGATCTCAGCTATAATGAGATAACAAAGCTGCTGTCTGAGTGGACCCCGATTGTTCTCCCAAAGCTCCATAATCTCCTCCTCAGTCACAATGgtctcttcttcttgtcttcaGAGGCATTCATAAAGGTGAAGAACCTACGCTACTTGGACCTGTCCTCCAACAGCTTGCGGCAGTTGGATGAGTTCATCTTTGAGCCTTTGGCCAACCTGGAGGTTCTCCTGCTCTACAACAACCTAATTTCACAGATTGACCGCTCAGCCTTTGTTGGCGTGATCAACCTCCAGAAGCTCTACCTTAGTCAGAACCAAATCTCTCGATTTCCACTGGAGCTGGTTAAGGAAAAGTCCCGTCTGGAGAGACTTAGCCTCCTGGATGTGTCCTCCAACAAGATCAAGTTGTTGCCCATTGAGGAGCTTAAGGCACTGCCTGCTTGGTTAAAAAATGGCCTCTACTTCCACAATAACCCTCTGCCCTGTCACTGTGATCTCTACACGCTCTTAGCCCACTGGTACCTTCGAAAACTCAACTCTGCGGTGGACTTCAAAGATGACTACACATGTATTCTGCCtggtctgcaaaaaaaacaagtagctGTTTTTGATCTCAGTGGTGAAACGATGAACTGCAGCACATTCAAGGAGGCAGGTGAAGAGGCTTTTCTGGAGCAAATACTTACACTGAGCTGTGACaccaaacacagagacatgtcaAAGACCTGGACCCTGCCTGGCAATGTGCCAGTGATACCTGGAAGCAACCAGACTGCCAAAGTCCTGCCGGACGGAAGTTTGCAGATAAGTTCAGTGAGGTCTGACGACTCTGGGACTTACACTTGCTTTGCGATGAGCGAGGCCATAAATGAGACGATCTATGTGGTTCTGAAGGTTCACAACCTCACCATGCATGGGAGCGGCGAGACCTTGAACACGGCATACACCACCTTAGTTGGCTGCCTGGCCAGCGTAGTGCTGGTGTTAATGTACCTTTACTTGACACCATGCCGCTGTTTCTGCTGCCCCAGCAAGGGTAAGACTCGTGGAGAGGACAGCATCCACTCCTCTATGCTCAGTGTGACCCCAACCCATGAGGACCCAGCACTCAAAGCTGAGCTGAACAAGCATGTGGCATTCATAGATTCAAAGGACTTGCAGGGCCAAAATGGAAAGCTGAACCCCAACGGGAACGAGAATGATGACGATGATCTGGATGCAGAGGCTGGCTCTCTAATGaaggggaagaggaagaagtcAGTAGCAGAGTCCATTAGCTCAGTCTTTTCAGACACTCCCATGGTGGTCTGA
- the gpr61 gene encoding G-protein coupled receptor 61 has translation MENSVTPSPSWNTSLSGLHTFPALLYPNNSNVTLPIRSIQGRINLNQSLALCAMLIMDVLAVVGNLAVIIVITKTPQLRKFAFVFHLCVVDLLAALVLMPLGMVSDRLLVDEVLCRSYLCLSVCLVSAAILTICAINVERYYYIVHPMRHEVKMTVAVVVAVVVGIWIKAIVMSLIPLVGWLLQGNQSLGSPSLLIPGQRHCSLHWTGGRTTRLLFMVFFTFIYFLGPMMIILVVYCNMFKVARVAAMQHGPLPTWMDMPRQRSESNSSYSTMEASLGGSCARATPQRTFSGGKAAAVLVAVGGQFLCCWLPYFSFHLYSAVVSTSPTSLAQMEDVVTWIGYFCFTSNPFFYGCLNRQIREELTRHLACFFKRAGPIEGEQLPSREASIEENFLQFLQGTACNLEPCNSNSRDSPEEPETEAIYDSAVQQNMPADFHIPGQILEETSEFIQQQHLNNDLHGSENENCCKTVPEV, from the coding sequence ATGGAGAATTCTGTCACACCAAGCCCCTCCTGGAACACTTCTCTCTCCGGGCTCCACACATTTCCAGCCTTACTGTATCCAAACAATTCTAACGTGACCTTGCCCATCAGAAGCATCCAGGGTAGGATAAATCTGAACCAGTCCTTGGCACTATGTGCTATGCTCATTATGGATGTGCTGGCAGTGGTAGGGAACTTGGCCGTGATAATTGTCATCACCAAAACTCCACAGCTACGTAAATTTGCTTTCGTGTTCCACCTCTGTGTGGTGGACCTGCTGGCAGCGCTGGTGTTGATGCCTCTGGGGATGGTATCAGACCGACTCCTGGTGGATGAGGTGCTGTGCCGGAGCTACCTCTGCTTGAGTGTGTGTCTAGTAAGTGCTGCCATCCTCACCATCTGTGCCATAAACGTGGAGCGCTACTACTACATTGTCCATCCCATGCGTCATGAGGTGAAGATGACAGTGGCGGTGGTGGTAGCAGTAGTGGTGGGAATCTGGATTAAAGCCATAGTCATGTCCTTGATACCTCTTGTGGGATGGCTGCTCCAAGGGAACCAGAGTCTGGGGTCTCCTTCCCTCCTCATTCCCGGGCAGAGACACTGCTCCCTCCACTGGACGGGAGGCAGGACCACACGCTTGCTTTTCATggtcttttttacatttatttattttctaggCCCCATGATGATCATTCTAGTGGTCTACTGTAACATGTTCAAGGTGGCACGAGTAGCAGCCATGCAGCACGGTCCCCTTCCCACCTGGATGGACATGCCGCGACAACGATCTGAGTCCAACAGCAGCTACTCCACCATGGAAGCCAGCCTCGGAGGAAGTTGTGCCCGTGCCACGCCTCAAAGGACCTTTAGTGGTGGGAAAGCTGCAGCTGTTTTGGTGGCAGTGGGAGGCCAGTTCCTCTGCTGTTGGCTGCCATATTTCTCCTTCCATCTCTATTCAGCAGTGGTTTCAACATCTCCGACCTCATTAGCCCAAATGGAGGATGTGGTCACATGGATTGGCTACTTCTGCTTCACCTCCAACCCCTTCTTCTATGGCTGCCTGAACCGGCAGATTCGCGAAGAGCTGACCCGCCACCTAGCCTGTTTCTTCAAGCGGGCTGGGCCGATTGAAGGGGAGCAGCTGCCCAGCCGCGAGGCCTCTATTGAGGAGAACTTTTTGCAGTTCCTTCAGGGCACCGCATGCAATCTGGAGCCCTGCAACTCTAACAGCAGAGACAGCCCAGAGGAGCCAGAGACTGAGGCCATTTATGACTCAGCTGTTCAGCAGAACATGCCAGCTGACTTCCATATCCCGGGACAGATCCTTGAGGAAACCTCAGAATTCATTCAACAGCAACATCTGAACAATGATCTACATGGTTCAGAGAATGAGAACTGCTGCAAAACTGTACCAGAGGTGTAG